The proteins below come from a single Argentina anserina chromosome 1, drPotAnse1.1, whole genome shotgun sequence genomic window:
- the LOC126785848 gene encoding probable pre-mRNA-splicing factor ATP-dependent RNA helicase DEAH2 isoform X2 produces MGTERKRKVSLFDVVDETTAAAAKMNKLNGGAVNQSPMSSLINRWTGKPYSARYYEILEKRKTLPVWQQKEEFFQALKSSQSLVLVGETGSGKTTQIPQFVLEAVDRESSSDKSRKMIACTQPRRVAAMSVSRRVAEEMDVTIGEEVGYNIRFEDCSSARTVLKYLTDGMLLREAMTDPLLERYSVIILDEAHERTLATDVLFGLLKEVLKNRPDLKLVVMSATLEAEKFQGYFNGAPLMKVPGRLHPVEIFYTEEPERDYLEAAIRTVVQIHMYETPGDILVFLTGEEEIEDACRKINKEISNLGDQVGPVKVVPLYSTLPPAMQQKIFDAAPPPTTEGGPAGRKIVVSTNIAETSLTIDGIVYVIDPGFSKQKVYNPRVRVESLLVSPISKASAHQRSGRAGRTRPGKCFRLYTEKSFHNDLVPQTYPEILRSNLANTVLTLKKLGIDDLVHFDFMDPPAPETLMRALEVLNYLGALDDEGNLTKLGEIMSEFPLDPQMSKMLVVSPEFNCSNEILSISAMLSGRLKKLRMKQKLGLDTLMEIISRC; encoded by the exons ATGGGTActgagaggaagaggaaggtgAGCTTGTTCGACGTGGTGGACGAGACCACTGCTGCGGCTGCGAAGATGAACAAATTGAACGGCGGCGCGGTGAATCAGAGTCCGATGAGCAGTTTGATCAATAGGTGGACGGGGAAGCCATACTCCGCGAGGTACTATGAGATCCTTGAGAAGAGGAAGACGCTCCCTGTATGGCAGCAGAAGGAGGAGTTCTTTCAGGCTCTGAAGAGCAGTCAGTCGTTGGTTTTGGTTGGAGAGACCGGTAGTGGTAAAACGACACAG ATTCCTCAATTTGTTTTGGAAGCTGTTGATAGGGAGTCTTCTTCTGATAAAAGTAGGAAGATGATTGCATGCACCCAGCCCCGTAGGGTGGCTGCAATGTCAGTGTCTCGCCGTGTTGCTGAAGAGATGGATGTTACCATCGGGGAAGAGGTTGGTTACAACATCCGTTTTGAAGATTGCAGCAGTGCCAGAACAGTATTGAA GTATTTAACAGACGGTATGCTTTTAAGAGAAGCAATGACAGATCCACTATTAGAGCGATACAGCGTAATAATTCTTGATGAGGCTCATGAGAGGACTTTAGCAACAGATGTTTTGTTTGGACTTCTGAAGGAAGTATTGAAAAATAGACCTGATTTGAAGCTGGTTGTTATGAGTGCTACACTAGAGGCTGAGAagtttcagggttatttcaaCGGCGCGCCACTAATGAAGGTTCCTGGTAGGCTTCATCCAGTTGAAATATTTTACACCGAGGAACCTGAGAGGGACTACCTGGAGGCAGCAATTCGAACTGTTGTACAGATCCATATGTATGAGACTCCAGGGGATATACTTGTTTTTCTaactggagaagaagagatagAAGATGCATGCCGCAAAATCAACAAAGAGATTTCTAACCTGGGTGATCAGGTTGGTCCTGTGAAAGTGGTGCCCCTGTATTCAACTCTCCCTCCAGCTATGCAGCAGAAAATATTTGATGCTGCACCTCCTCCCACAACAGAAGGTGGTCCTGCAGGAAGGAAAATTGTGGTTTCAACAAACATTGCAGAAACTTCTCTGACTATAGACGGAATCGTGTATGTTATTGATCCAGGATTTTCTAAACAGAAAGTGTATAATCCACGAGTGCGTGTTGAATCCTTGTTAGTATCCCCAATCTCGAAAGCTAGTGCACATCAGAGGTCAGGGCGTGCTGGAAGAACTAGGCCAGGAAAATGTTTCAGACTTTATACGGAGAAAAGTTTCCATAATGATCTTGTACCGCAGACATATCCAGAAATACTGAGATCAAATCTAGCAAATACAGTGCTTACTTTGAAGAAACTAGGAATAGATGATTTGGTTCATTTTGATTTCATGGACCCCCCTGCTCCAGAGACATTAATGAGAGCACTTGAGGTTTTGAATTATTTGGGTGCATTGGATGATGAAGGTAACTTGACCAAGCTGGGTGAAATTATGAGTGAGTTCCCTCTGGATCCTCAGATGTCAAAGATGCTTGTTGTTAGCCCTGAGTTTAACTGCTCAAATGAGATCTTGTCGATTTCTGCCATGCTCTCAG GGAGGCTCAAAAAGCTGCGGATGAAGCAAAAGCTAGGTTTGGACACATTGATGGAGATCATCTCACGTTGCTGA
- the LOC126785848 gene encoding probable pre-mRNA-splicing factor ATP-dependent RNA helicase DEAH2 isoform X1, whose protein sequence is MGTERKRKVSLFDVVDETTAAAAKMNKLNGGAVNQSPMSSLINRWTGKPYSARYYEILEKRKTLPVWQQKEEFFQALKSSQSLVLVGETGSGKTTQIPQFVLEAVDRESSSDKSRKMIACTQPRRVAAMSVSRRVAEEMDVTIGEEVGYNIRFEDCSSARTVLKYLTDGMLLREAMTDPLLERYSVIILDEAHERTLATDVLFGLLKEVLKNRPDLKLVVMSATLEAEKFQGYFNGAPLMKVPGRLHPVEIFYTEEPERDYLEAAIRTVVQIHMYETPGDILVFLTGEEEIEDACRKINKEISNLGDQVGPVKVVPLYSTLPPAMQQKIFDAAPPPTTEGGPAGRKIVVSTNIAETSLTIDGIVYVIDPGFSKQKVYNPRVRVESLLVSPISKASAHQRSGRAGRTRPGKCFRLYTEKSFHNDLVPQTYPEILRSNLANTVLTLKKLGIDDLVHFDFMDPPAPETLMRALEVLNYLGALDDEGNLTKLGEIMSEFPLDPQMSKMLVVSPEFNCSNEILSISAMLSVPNCFVRPREAQKAADEAKARFGHIDGDHLTLLNVYHAYKQNNEDPSWCYENFVNQRALKSADNVRQQLVRIMARFNLKLCSTDFKSRDYYINIRKAMLAGYFMQVAHLERTGHYLTVKDNQVVHLHPSNCLDHKPEWVIYNEYVLTSRNFIRTVTDIRGEWLVDIAPHYYDLANFPQCEAKRVLEKLYRKREDK, encoded by the exons ATGGGTActgagaggaagaggaaggtgAGCTTGTTCGACGTGGTGGACGAGACCACTGCTGCGGCTGCGAAGATGAACAAATTGAACGGCGGCGCGGTGAATCAGAGTCCGATGAGCAGTTTGATCAATAGGTGGACGGGGAAGCCATACTCCGCGAGGTACTATGAGATCCTTGAGAAGAGGAAGACGCTCCCTGTATGGCAGCAGAAGGAGGAGTTCTTTCAGGCTCTGAAGAGCAGTCAGTCGTTGGTTTTGGTTGGAGAGACCGGTAGTGGTAAAACGACACAG ATTCCTCAATTTGTTTTGGAAGCTGTTGATAGGGAGTCTTCTTCTGATAAAAGTAGGAAGATGATTGCATGCACCCAGCCCCGTAGGGTGGCTGCAATGTCAGTGTCTCGCCGTGTTGCTGAAGAGATGGATGTTACCATCGGGGAAGAGGTTGGTTACAACATCCGTTTTGAAGATTGCAGCAGTGCCAGAACAGTATTGAA GTATTTAACAGACGGTATGCTTTTAAGAGAAGCAATGACAGATCCACTATTAGAGCGATACAGCGTAATAATTCTTGATGAGGCTCATGAGAGGACTTTAGCAACAGATGTTTTGTTTGGACTTCTGAAGGAAGTATTGAAAAATAGACCTGATTTGAAGCTGGTTGTTATGAGTGCTACACTAGAGGCTGAGAagtttcagggttatttcaaCGGCGCGCCACTAATGAAGGTTCCTGGTAGGCTTCATCCAGTTGAAATATTTTACACCGAGGAACCTGAGAGGGACTACCTGGAGGCAGCAATTCGAACTGTTGTACAGATCCATATGTATGAGACTCCAGGGGATATACTTGTTTTTCTaactggagaagaagagatagAAGATGCATGCCGCAAAATCAACAAAGAGATTTCTAACCTGGGTGATCAGGTTGGTCCTGTGAAAGTGGTGCCCCTGTATTCAACTCTCCCTCCAGCTATGCAGCAGAAAATATTTGATGCTGCACCTCCTCCCACAACAGAAGGTGGTCCTGCAGGAAGGAAAATTGTGGTTTCAACAAACATTGCAGAAACTTCTCTGACTATAGACGGAATCGTGTATGTTATTGATCCAGGATTTTCTAAACAGAAAGTGTATAATCCACGAGTGCGTGTTGAATCCTTGTTAGTATCCCCAATCTCGAAAGCTAGTGCACATCAGAGGTCAGGGCGTGCTGGAAGAACTAGGCCAGGAAAATGTTTCAGACTTTATACGGAGAAAAGTTTCCATAATGATCTTGTACCGCAGACATATCCAGAAATACTGAGATCAAATCTAGCAAATACAGTGCTTACTTTGAAGAAACTAGGAATAGATGATTTGGTTCATTTTGATTTCATGGACCCCCCTGCTCCAGAGACATTAATGAGAGCACTTGAGGTTTTGAATTATTTGGGTGCATTGGATGATGAAGGTAACTTGACCAAGCTGGGTGAAATTATGAGTGAGTTCCCTCTGGATCCTCAGATGTCAAAGATGCTTGTTGTTAGCCCTGAGTTTAACTGCTCAAATGAGATCTTGTCGATTTCTGCCATGCTCTCAG TACCCAATTGCTTTGTCCGGCCTAGGGAGGCTCAAAAAGCTGCGGATGAAGCAAAAGCTAGGTTTGGACACATTGATGGAGATCATCTCACGTTGCTGAATGTATATCATGCGTACAAACAGAACA ATGAGGATCCATCGTGGTGCTACGAGAACTTTGTCAATCAGAGGGCATTGAAATCAGCCGACAATGTTAGACAGCAGCTAGTGCGCATTATGGCTCGGTTTAATCTCAAGCTATGCAGTACTGATTTTAAGAGTCGGGACTACTACATCAATATCAGGAAGGCTATGCTAGCTGGGTACTTCATGCAGGTGGCACATCTGGAACGCACTGGTCACTACCTTACTGTGAAGGATAACCAA GTTGTACATTTGCATCCATCAAATTGCTTGGATCACAAGCCAGAGTGGGTGATCTACAACGAGTATGTTTTAACAAGCAGGAATTTTATTCGCACGGTTACTGATATCCGTGGTGAATG GCTAGTTGATATAGCACCGCACTACTATGATTTGGCGAACTTTCCCCAGTGTGAGGCCAAGCGAGTTCTtgagaagctttacagaaagcgGGAAGACAAGTAG
- the LOC126785848 gene encoding probable pre-mRNA-splicing factor ATP-dependent RNA helicase DEAH2 isoform X3, with translation MGTERKRKVSLFDVVDETTAAAAKMNKLNGGAVNQSPMSSLINRWTGKPYSARYYEILEKRKTLPVWQQKEEFFQALKSSQSLVLVGETGSGKTTQIPQFVLEAVDRESSSDKSRKMIACTQPRRVAAMSVSRRVAEEMDVTIGEEVGYNIRFEDCSSARTVLKYLTDGMLLREAMTDPLLERYSVIILDEAHERTLATDVLFGLLKEVLKNRPDLKLVVMSATLEAEKFQGYFNGAPLMKVPGRLHPVEIFYTEEPERDYLEAAIRTVVQIHMYETPGDILVFLTGEEEIEDACRKINKEISNLGDQVGPVKVVPLYSTLPPAMQQKIFDAAPPPTTEGGPAGRKIVVSTNIAETSLTIDGIVYVIDPGFSKQKVYNPRVRVESLLVSPISKASAHQRSGRAGRTRPGKCFRLYTEKSFHNDLVPQTYPEILRSNLANTVLTLKKLGIDDLVHFDFMDPPAPETLMRALEVLNYLGALDDEGNLTKLGEIMSEFPLDPQMSKMLVVSPEFNCSNEILSISAMLSDSCSFSVLSHEENGVVSPLCIC, from the exons ATGGGTActgagaggaagaggaaggtgAGCTTGTTCGACGTGGTGGACGAGACCACTGCTGCGGCTGCGAAGATGAACAAATTGAACGGCGGCGCGGTGAATCAGAGTCCGATGAGCAGTTTGATCAATAGGTGGACGGGGAAGCCATACTCCGCGAGGTACTATGAGATCCTTGAGAAGAGGAAGACGCTCCCTGTATGGCAGCAGAAGGAGGAGTTCTTTCAGGCTCTGAAGAGCAGTCAGTCGTTGGTTTTGGTTGGAGAGACCGGTAGTGGTAAAACGACACAG ATTCCTCAATTTGTTTTGGAAGCTGTTGATAGGGAGTCTTCTTCTGATAAAAGTAGGAAGATGATTGCATGCACCCAGCCCCGTAGGGTGGCTGCAATGTCAGTGTCTCGCCGTGTTGCTGAAGAGATGGATGTTACCATCGGGGAAGAGGTTGGTTACAACATCCGTTTTGAAGATTGCAGCAGTGCCAGAACAGTATTGAA GTATTTAACAGACGGTATGCTTTTAAGAGAAGCAATGACAGATCCACTATTAGAGCGATACAGCGTAATAATTCTTGATGAGGCTCATGAGAGGACTTTAGCAACAGATGTTTTGTTTGGACTTCTGAAGGAAGTATTGAAAAATAGACCTGATTTGAAGCTGGTTGTTATGAGTGCTACACTAGAGGCTGAGAagtttcagggttatttcaaCGGCGCGCCACTAATGAAGGTTCCTGGTAGGCTTCATCCAGTTGAAATATTTTACACCGAGGAACCTGAGAGGGACTACCTGGAGGCAGCAATTCGAACTGTTGTACAGATCCATATGTATGAGACTCCAGGGGATATACTTGTTTTTCTaactggagaagaagagatagAAGATGCATGCCGCAAAATCAACAAAGAGATTTCTAACCTGGGTGATCAGGTTGGTCCTGTGAAAGTGGTGCCCCTGTATTCAACTCTCCCTCCAGCTATGCAGCAGAAAATATTTGATGCTGCACCTCCTCCCACAACAGAAGGTGGTCCTGCAGGAAGGAAAATTGTGGTTTCAACAAACATTGCAGAAACTTCTCTGACTATAGACGGAATCGTGTATGTTATTGATCCAGGATTTTCTAAACAGAAAGTGTATAATCCACGAGTGCGTGTTGAATCCTTGTTAGTATCCCCAATCTCGAAAGCTAGTGCACATCAGAGGTCAGGGCGTGCTGGAAGAACTAGGCCAGGAAAATGTTTCAGACTTTATACGGAGAAAAGTTTCCATAATGATCTTGTACCGCAGACATATCCAGAAATACTGAGATCAAATCTAGCAAATACAGTGCTTACTTTGAAGAAACTAGGAATAGATGATTTGGTTCATTTTGATTTCATGGACCCCCCTGCTCCAGAGACATTAATGAGAGCACTTGAGGTTTTGAATTATTTGGGTGCATTGGATGATGAAGGTAACTTGACCAAGCTGGGTGAAATTATGAGTGAGTTCCCTCTGGATCCTCAGATGTCAAAGATGCTTGTTGTTAGCCCTGAGTTTAACTGCTCAAATGAGATCTTGTCGATTTCTGCCATGCTCTCAG ATAGTTGCAGTTTCTCAGTATTATCTCATGAAGAAAATGGTGTGGTCTCGCCTCTATGCATCTGCTAA